One Solea senegalensis isolate Sse05_10M linkage group LG21, IFAPA_SoseM_1, whole genome shotgun sequence DNA segment encodes these proteins:
- the LOC122787059 gene encoding BTB/POZ domain-containing protein KCTD9-like isoform X1 — MKRVTLFVNGTSVYGKVAAVHGSLDDLLSVASSKLGIRASSVYNGNGGLIDDVTLIRDDDVLYISEEESCDDLQDDLRDPEKAQTHTDWLTLNVDWLTLNVGGRCFTTTRSTLVSKEPESMLAHMFREKDVWGNKRDPQGAYLIDRSPDYFEPILNYLRHGQLIINEGINPLGVLEEARFFGIEQLAEQLETLVKSSQPPDDHSPLTRKEFVRFLLATTTKSELRCQGLNFTGADLSRLDLRYINFKMANLRGANLTHANLSGANLERADLSMASLDGANLQGVKMLCTNAEGASLRSCNFEDPAGVKANLEGANLKGVDMEGSQMTGINLRVATLKNAKLKNCNLRGATLAGTDLENCDLSGCDLQEANLRGSNVKGAIFEEMLTPLHMSQSVR; from the exons ATGAAACGAGTCACGTTGTTCGTCAACGGAACCTCCGTTTACGGAAAG GTGGCGGCCGTGCACGGCTCCCTGGACGACttactctctgtcgccagctcCAAACTGGGAATCAGAGCCTCGAGTGTTTATAACGGGAATGGCGGCCTGATCGATGACGTCACATTGATCAG aGATGATGATGTGCTGTACATATCAGAGGAAGAGTCATGTGATG atctcCAGGACGACCTCAGAGATCCTGAAAAAGCTCAGACTCACACTGATTGGTTGACCCTCAATGTGGATTGGTTGaccctcaatgtgggcggacgCTGCTTCACCACCACCAG GAGCACTCTCGTCAGTAAAGAGCCTGAGAGCATGTTAGCGCACATGTTCAGAGAGAAAG ACGTGTGGGGGAACAAGCGCGACCCACAGGGGGCGTACCTCATCGACCGCAGTCCTGATTACTTTGAGCCCATTCTGAATTATCTGAGACACGGACAGCTCATCATCAACGAAGGGATTAACCCACTGG GCGTCCTGGAGGAGGCGCGCTTCTTTGGCATCGAGCAGCTGGCCGAGCAGCTGGAGACACTCGTGAAG TCGTCTCAGCCTCCTGACGATCATTCACCTTTGACCCGCAAAGAGTTTGTCAGGTTCCTGTTGGCCACGACGACCAAGTCAGAGCTGCGCTGTCAG GGTCTGAACTTCACAGGAGCAGATCTGTCTCGTCTGGATCTTCGCTACATCAACTTCAAGATGGCCAATCTGCGAGGAGCCAATCTGACGCACGCCAACCTGAGCGGAGCAAACCTGGAGAGAGCAGATCTGTCCATGGCCAGTCTGGAT GGAGCAAACCTGCAGGGTGTGAAGATGCTGTGCACCAACGCTGAAGGGGCTTCACTGAGAAGCTGCAACTTTGAGGATCCTGCTGGAGTCAAAGCTAATCTGgagg gagcAAACCTGAAGGGTGTGGACATGGAGGGAAGTCAGATGACGGGGATTAACCTGAGAGTCGCGACACTGAAAAACGCCAAACTGAAGAACTGTAACCTGAGAGGAGCTACGCTGGCCGGGACCGACCTGGAG
- the LOC122787059 gene encoding BTB/POZ domain-containing protein KCTD9-like isoform X2: MKRVTLFVNGTSVYGKVAAVHGSLDDLLSVASSKLGIRASSVYNGNGGLIDDVTLIRDDDVLYISEEESCDDLQDDLRDPEKAQTHTDWLTLNVDWLTLNVGGRCFTTTRSTLVSKEPESMLAHMFREKDVWGNKRDPQGAYLIDRSPDYFEPILNYLRHGQLIINEGINPLGVLEEARFFGIEQLAEQLETLVKSSQPPDDHSPLTRKEFVRFLLATTTKSELRCQGLNFTGADLSRLDLRYINFKMANLRGANLTHANLSGANLERADLSMASLDGANLQGVKMLCTNAEGASLRSCNFEDPAGVKANLEGEEEEANHTHPSLTPDSPLT, encoded by the exons ATGAAACGAGTCACGTTGTTCGTCAACGGAACCTCCGTTTACGGAAAG GTGGCGGCCGTGCACGGCTCCCTGGACGACttactctctgtcgccagctcCAAACTGGGAATCAGAGCCTCGAGTGTTTATAACGGGAATGGCGGCCTGATCGATGACGTCACATTGATCAG aGATGATGATGTGCTGTACATATCAGAGGAAGAGTCATGTGATG atctcCAGGACGACCTCAGAGATCCTGAAAAAGCTCAGACTCACACTGATTGGTTGACCCTCAATGTGGATTGGTTGaccctcaatgtgggcggacgCTGCTTCACCACCACCAG GAGCACTCTCGTCAGTAAAGAGCCTGAGAGCATGTTAGCGCACATGTTCAGAGAGAAAG ACGTGTGGGGGAACAAGCGCGACCCACAGGGGGCGTACCTCATCGACCGCAGTCCTGATTACTTTGAGCCCATTCTGAATTATCTGAGACACGGACAGCTCATCATCAACGAAGGGATTAACCCACTGG GCGTCCTGGAGGAGGCGCGCTTCTTTGGCATCGAGCAGCTGGCCGAGCAGCTGGAGACACTCGTGAAG TCGTCTCAGCCTCCTGACGATCATTCACCTTTGACCCGCAAAGAGTTTGTCAGGTTCCTGTTGGCCACGACGACCAAGTCAGAGCTGCGCTGTCAG GGTCTGAACTTCACAGGAGCAGATCTGTCTCGTCTGGATCTTCGCTACATCAACTTCAAGATGGCCAATCTGCGAGGAGCCAATCTGACGCACGCCAACCTGAGCGGAGCAAACCTGGAGAGAGCAGATCTGTCCATGGCCAGTCTGGAT GGAGCAAACCTGCAGGGTGTGAAGATGCTGTGCACCAACGCTGAAGGGGCTTCACTGAGAAGCTGCAACTTTGAGGATCCTGCTGGAGTCAAAGCTAATCTGgagggtgaagaagaagaagccaatCACACGCATCCTTCACTCACACCTGACTCTCCTTTAacgtaa
- the LOC122758750 gene encoding E3 ubiquitin-protein ligase MARCHF5-like, whose product MSVSEEQPEKHCWVCFATERDDHSAEWVSPCRCKGCTKWIHQSCLQRWLDEKQKGNSGGAVSCPQCGTEYHVTFPKMGPLVFFLEQVDRALSRASPFAAVGVVAGTVYWSAVTYGAVTVMQVVGHKKGLYVMERADPLFLLMGLPTIPVVLVLGKMIRWEDYIVRLWQKYLFKHYLPSGNGRYRPRVPADATGAGDHLSVSRTLCGALIFPSIASLVGKILFQRVNSSLQRTLLGGFVFVLIKGVLKVYYKQQKFVVQANRQILNYPERNGDRPREDGDEDTEDSGNE is encoded by the exons ATGTCTGTTTCTGAGGAGCAGCCTGAGAA aCACTGCTGGGTGTGTTTtgccacagagagagacgaCCACAGTGCAGAGTGGGTGAGTCCCTGCAGGTGTAAAGGCTGCACCAAATGGATCCACCAGTCATGTCTTCAGCGCTGGCTGGACGAGAAGCAGAAAGGAAACAGCGGCGGAGCCGTGTCGTGTCCACAGTGCGGCACCGAGTATCACGTCACCTTCCCCAAGATGG gTCCTCTGGTGTTTTTCCTGGAGCAGGTGGACAGAGCGCTGTCTCGAGCCAGTCCCTTCGCTGCGGTCGGCGTGGTGGCCGGGACCGTGTACTGGTCAGCGGTGACGTACGGAGCCGTGACCGTCATGCAGGTTGTGGGTCATAAGAAGGGCCTGTACGTGATGGAGCGAGCCGACCCACTCTTCCTGTTGATGGGTTTACCCACAATCCCCGTGGTGCTGGTCCTGGGGAAGATGATCCGCTGGGAGGATTATATCGTGAGGCTGTGGCAGAAATACTTGTTTAAACACTATCTCCCTTCAG GAAACGGTCGTTATCGTCCTCGTGTCCCCGCTGACGCCACCGGAGCAGGAGACCACCTCTCTGTGTCCAGGACTCTGTGCGGCGCTCTCATCTTTCCCTCCATCGCCAGCCTGGTGGGAAAAATCCTGTTCCAGCGCGTCAACTCCAGCCTGCAGCGCACCCTActg GGGGGCTTCGTGTTCGTGCTGATCAAGGGCGTGTTAAAGGTGTATTACAAGCAGCAGAAGTTCGTCGTGCAGGCCAACAGACAGATCCTCAACTACCCGGAGAGAAACGGAGACAGACCGAGAGAGGACGGGGACGAGGACACGGAGGACAGTGGCAACGAGTAG
- the odf2a gene encoding outer dense fiber protein 2 produces the protein MRKAMRHRSTSPPLHVHVSDDTPVHVHIKSFRKSPNKTQQGKIKTDAGSLRPTATVRTRVPWIPPGKTSIRDSAFKWEGLTHRLEIVPPLPEPEPEPASETQHSPLRLADLATDEEEEQGEGLHGRISQYERKIDSLMTEVGSLKNEVELRKKAQQLERQSERLSASKRVIAEQEEELAEVTKELVETERENSRLRQSMEKMLEESDVHRPDRTPQDKDALLRKLMEAEVDGVAAAKQVSALRESVSKLGGATRASAAEVSGLDHQKMMLLQKLETFENTNRALRHLLREQHGSKMESVRLSEQKDDLLKRLGNTEADNALLVVKLQEREKEVDELSRLLDTEKDNSKSTVHLSKSLESTRAHLQGQLRSKEAENNRLVVQIKNLERAAERQKVELEHLKEQLTRQKQQASADRDALKRATRVQKQRAERCQDTTGQLSVQLLDMEKQLTEALSTAESWQSLHTQQVKDKSKLEMEVSLLNSRISELTEQIRSAEDKSRLERETLLDRLHVLTTENTAAKLDNQALKVSATTVDEKLLVSQSELQQVRASIRQYESLLDSYKIQVGKTRAEADDFAARLARAEQAAQAVRGKLDQEVDEVRRELQGRLAELEPLPDALRRAELRLQEAQDRERGQERRSAELGNNLTELRMKVETQGNHMDLLRQKNKVLLEENRRLQQRVETLEKTLEDSSAQNSELLSVLSKREDAVHSNQLRLEEKTRECSLLSRGLEEALDDARRQVSESRERASTKERSTQAKIVELETQLSRTTSEINQLRRSKEEAERRYQSRLQDMTDRLEQSDSTNQSLQNYVQFLKESYTNVFGDVVVSSSLQAPPSPI, from the exons ATG AGGAAAGCGATGAGACATCGGTCAACTTCACCTCCGCTTCATGTCCACGTCAGTGACGACACACCGGTCCATGTACACATAAAGAGTTTCAGAAAGAgtccaaacaaaacacagcag gggAAGATCAAAACAGATGCAGGAAGTCTCCGTCCCACAGCCACGGTCAGAACCCGCGTGCCATGGATTCCCCCGGGTAAAACCTCCATACGTGACTCGGCGTTCAAGTGGGAG GGTCTGACACACCGCCTCGAGATTGTACCACCACttccagaaccagaaccagaaccagcatCAGAGACCCAACATTCTCCTCTGCGATTGGCTGACCTGGCaacagacgaggaggaggagcagggggaggGACTACACGGACGAATCAGCCAGTACGAGAGGAAGATTGACAGTTTAATGACAGAAGTCGGCTCTCTGAAGAACGAG gTGGAACTCCGTAAGAAGGCGCAGCAGCTGGAGCGTCAGTCGGAGCGGCTGAGTGCGTCGAAGCGAGTGATCgcggagcaggaggaggagctcgCCGAGGTCACCAAGGAGCTGGTGGAGACGGAGCGGGAGAACTCGCGCTTACGCCAGTCCATGGAGAAGATGCTGGAGGAGAGCGACGTCCACAG ACCGGACAGAACTCCTCAGGACAAAGACGCTCTGCTCAGGAAGCTGATGGAGGCCGAGGTGGACGGAGTGGCCGCCGCCAAACAAGTGTCCGCTCTCAGAGAGTCTGTGTCCAAACTGGGCGGAGCCACA AGAGCGTCGGCTGCTGAGGTTTCAGGCCTGGATCATCAGAagatgatgctgctgcagaaactgGAGACGTTTGAGAACACGAACAGAGCTCTGAGGCATCTTCTCAGGGAGCAGCACGGATCCAAG atgGAGTCAGTGCGACTGTCGGAGCAGAAGGATGATTTACTGAAGAGACTGGGAAACACAGAGGCCGACAACGCT cttcttgtgGTGAAActtcaagagagagagaaagaggtcgATGAGCTCTCCAGACTCCTGGACACGGAGAAG GACAATTCCAAGAGCACGGTTCATTTGTCCAAGAGTCTGGAGTCGACACGAGCTCATTTACAAGGACAGCTGCGCAGCAAAGAGGCCGAGAACAACCGACTCGTTGTTCAGATAAAG AACCTGGAGCGAGCGGCCGAGCGTCAGAAAGTGGAGCTGGAACATCTGAAGGAGCAGCTGACGAGGCAGAAGCAGCAGGCGAGCGCTGACCGAGACGCTCTGAAACGAGCCACGAGAGTCCAGAAACAGAGAGCGGAGCGCTGCCAGGACACCACGGGACAGCTGAGCGTCCAACTCCTGGACATG GAGAAGCAGTTGACTGAAGCTCTGTCCACAGCTGAAAGTTGGCAAAGTCTTCACACACAACAGGTGAAAGACAAGAGTAAACTGGAGATGGAAGTGTCGCTGCTCAACAG TCGTATTTCAGAGCTGACGGAGCAGATTCGCAGCGCGGAGGATAAAAGTCGtctggagagagagactctgcTGGACCGACTGCACGTCCTGACCACGGAGAACACGGCAGCCAAACTGGACAACCAGGCTCTGAAg GTCTCAGCGACCACGGTGGACGAGAAGCTGCTGGTGTCTCAGTCTGagctgcagcaggtcagagctTCCATCAGGCAGTATGAAAGTCTGCTGGACAGCTACAAGATCCAG GTGGGAAAAACACGAGCCGAGGCCGACGACTTCGCTGCTCGTCTGGCTCGGGCGGAGCAGGCGGCTCAGGCCGTGCGGGGGAAACTGGACCAGGAGGTGGACGAGGTCCGTCGGGAGCTGCAGGGACGTCTGGCAGAGCTGGAACCCCTGCCCGACGCTCTGCGCCGCGCCGAGCTGCGGCTGCAGGAGGCTCAGGACCGAGAGCGCGGTCAGGAGAGACGCAGCGCCGAACTCGGCAACAACCTGACCGAACTACGCATGAAG GTGGAGACGCAGGGAAACCACATGGATCTGCTGAGACAGAAGAACAAGGTTCTGCTGGAGGAGAACAGACGGCTGCAGCAGCGAGTGGAGACTCTGGAAAA GACGTTGGAGGATTCCAGCGCTCAGAACAGCGAGCTGCTGTCAGTCCTCAGCAAGCGTGAAGACGCCGTTCACAGCAATCAGCTCCGCCTGGAGGAGAAAACCAGAGAGTGTTCCCTGCTGAGCCGAGGTCTGGAGGAGGCTCTGGACGACGCTCGACGACAG GTGTCGGAGAGCCGAGAACGTGCTTCCACCAAAGAACGCTCCACCCAGGCCAAGATCGTGGAACTGGAGACGCAGCTCAGCAGAACCACGTCAGAAATCAACCAACTGCGACGTAGCAAAGAGGAG GCGGAGCGGCGATACCAGAGTCGACTCCAGGACATGACGGATCGTCTGGAGCAGTCGGACAGCACCAACCAGAGCCTGCAGAACTACGTCCAGTTCCTCAAAGAGTCGTACACCAACGTGTTTGGAGACGTGGTGGTCAGCAGCTCCCTGcaggctcctccctctcccaTCTGA